In the Engystomops pustulosus chromosome 2, aEngPut4.maternal, whole genome shotgun sequence genome, one interval contains:
- the LOC140117179 gene encoding histone H2B type 1-O-like yields the protein MPDPAKSAPAPKKGSKKAVTKAQKKDGKKRRKTRKESYAIYVYKVLKQVHPDTGISSKAMGIMNSFVNDIFERIAGEASRLAHYNKRSTITSREIQTAVRLLLPGELAKHAVSEGTKAVTKYTSAK from the coding sequence ATGCCTGATCCCGCCAAGTCCGCCCCAGCGCCCAAGAAGGGCTCCAAGAAAGCCGTCACTAAGGCCCAGAAGAAGGACGGCAAGAAGCGCAGGAAGACCAGGAAGGAGAGTTACGCCATCTACGTCTACAAGGTGCTCAAGCAGGTGCACCCCGACACCGGCATCTCCTCCAAGGCCATGGGTATCATGAACTCCTTCGTCAACGACATCTTCGAGCGCATCGCAGGGGAAGCCTCCCGCCTGGCTCACTACAACAAGCGCTCCACCATCACCTCCCGGGAGATCCAGACCGCCGTCCGCCTGCTGCTGCCCGGAGAGCTGGCCAAGCACGCCGTGTCCGAGGGCACCAAGGCCGTCACCAAGTACACCAGCGCCAAGTAA
- the LOC140117176 gene encoding histone H2A type 1-like yields the protein MSGRGKQGGKVRAKAKTRSSRAGLQFPVGRVHRLLRKGNYAERVGAGAPVYLAAVLEYLTAEILELAGNAARDNKKTRIIPRHLQLAVRNDEELNKLLGGVTIAQGGVLPNIQAVLLPKKTESSKPAKSK from the coding sequence ATGTCTGGACGTGGCAAACAAGGAGGAAAGGTCCGCGCTAAGGCCAAGACCCGCTCATCTCGGGCCGGTCTGCAGTTCCCCGTCGGTCGTGTGCACAGGCTCCTCCGCAAGGGCAACTACGCCGAGAGAGTCGGGGCCGGCGCTCCCGTCTACCTGGCCGCCGTGCTCGAGTACCTCACCGCTGAGATCCTCGAGCTGGCCGGCAACGCCGCCCGGGACAACAAGAAGACCCGCATCATCCCCCGCCACCTGCAGCTGGCTGTGCGCAACGACGAGGAGCTCAACAAGCTGCTGGGAGGAGTCACCATCGCCCAGGGAGGCGTCCTGCCCAACATCCAGGCCGTGCTGCTGCCCAAGAAGACCGAGAGCAGCAAGCCCGCCAAGAGCAAGTGA